Proteins encoded within one genomic window of Candidatus Syntrophocurvum alkaliphilum:
- a CDS encoding spore germination protein, with amino-acid sequence MFKKNSDHIYLSNNYNDNLELFSNELGAEDNFDVIIRELKVAGRKGALIGIDGLIKDEDLLRIIQSLSAFKKESLFSNTYQQLLENIPYIEMETENQIDELLYAVLSGSVLLIIDGLEEAFVIDARTYPARDPDEPDIERVVRGSRDGFTETLVYNTALLRRRVRDPKLRIELINVGKRSKSDIAICYINDIADQALIEKVKDRIEQIQIDGIPMAEKSVEELIVPGNIWNPFPKVRYTERPDVGAFHLFEGHILIMVDTSPSVMIAPVTYFHHVQHAEEYRQNPSVGLYIRWIRFLAVLASVFVTPLWLLMALAPELLPDYLSFIGPEEVGNVPIFIQFLIAELALDLLRMSAIHTPSPLATALGIIAAILIGEIAIDMGLLVPEVILYTAIVAVGSYCTPSYEMAMANRLMRLFILIGTGLFLLPGFIVTTIIAIGVLLFTKSFNVPYLWPLIPFNYRAIKSILVRSPVPVQNLRPEILNTKDKSRQPK; translated from the coding sequence TTGTTTAAAAAAAACAGTGACCATATCTATTTATCAAATAATTATAATGATAACTTAGAGCTTTTTAGTAATGAATTAGGAGCCGAGGATAACTTTGACGTTATTATTCGTGAATTAAAAGTTGCTGGTAGAAAAGGTGCATTAATTGGTATTGATGGACTTATAAAAGATGAAGATTTATTGAGGATTATTCAATCTTTAAGTGCCTTTAAAAAAGAATCGCTTTTTTCTAATACTTATCAACAGCTACTTGAAAATATACCATATATAGAAATGGAAACTGAAAACCAGATTGATGAACTTTTATATGCCGTTTTATCTGGATCTGTTTTATTAATAATTGATGGATTAGAAGAAGCATTTGTTATAGATGCAAGAACATATCCAGCTCGAGATCCTGATGAACCAGATATTGAAAGAGTAGTGAGAGGCTCTAGAGATGGATTTACAGAAACCTTAGTATATAATACTGCTTTATTAAGAAGGAGAGTACGCGATCCCAAGCTTAGAATAGAATTAATAAATGTAGGGAAAAGGTCAAAATCTGATATTGCCATTTGTTATATAAATGATATTGCAGATCAAGCTTTAATAGAAAAAGTAAAAGATCGTATTGAACAAATACAAATTGATGGTATACCTATGGCAGAAAAATCAGTTGAAGAACTTATAGTTCCGGGTAATATATGGAATCCTTTTCCTAAAGTAAGGTATACTGAACGTCCTGATGTAGGAGCATTTCATCTTTTTGAGGGACATATTTTAATTATGGTAGATACTTCCCCAAGTGTAATGATTGCTCCTGTTACATATTTTCATCATGTTCAGCATGCTGAAGAATATCGCCAAAATCCATCAGTTGGATTATATATACGCTGGATAAGATTTTTAGCTGTATTAGCTTCAGTGTTTGTAACACCTTTATGGTTGCTAATGGCATTAGCACCAGAGCTTCTTCCTGATTACTTAAGTTTCATAGGCCCAGAAGAAGTAGGTAATGTACCGATTTTTATTCAATTTCTTATAGCTGAATTAGCATTAGATTTATTAAGAATGTCAGCTATACATACTCCGTCGCCATTAGCTACTGCACTAGGCATAATTGCTGCCATTCTCATAGGAGAGATAGCTATAGATATGGGCTTATTAGTGCCTGAAGTTATCCTCTATACTGCCATTGTTGCTGTAGGCAGTTACTGTACACCAAGCTATGAAATGGCAATGGCTAATAGATTAATGAGATTATTTATTCTAATAGGAACTGGTCTTTTCTTATTACCAGGATTTATTGTAACTACAATAATAGCTATAGGAGTATTATTGTTTACAAAATCCTTTAATGTGCCATATTTATGGCCATTAATACCATTTAACTATAGAGCTATTAAAAGTATTTTAGTACGCTCACCAGTCCCTGTTCAAAACCTAAGGCCAGAAATATTAAATACTAAAGATAAGAGTCGTCAACCGAAATAG
- a CDS encoding stage V sporulation protein AE, with the protein MENKTKVIIVTDGDHTAQEAVKRAATNLNLYPLMITGGNPTNLSGEQVVRYIQDAPFDPVVIMTDDKGKTGMGKGEKIIDTLLDCNDITILGVVAVASNTNVRGVEVDLSVNIEGKIVNGPVDKDGFEEKYKHKRLEGDTVEILKYHPELLVIGCGDLGKMYGMDEVDYGAMITTKCFKEILERSGTIIV; encoded by the coding sequence ATGGAAAATAAAACTAAGGTAATTATAGTTACAGATGGTGATCATACTGCACAAGAAGCTGTTAAGCGAGCTGCTACTAATTTAAATTTATATCCTTTAATGATTACCGGAGGTAATCCAACAAATTTAAGTGGTGAACAAGTAGTTCGTTATATTCAAGATGCTCCATTTGACCCAGTAGTAATTATGACAGATGACAAAGGGAAAACTGGTATGGGAAAAGGTGAAAAAATTATAGATACCCTCTTAGATTGTAATGATATAACAATATTAGGAGTTGTTGCAGTAGCTTCTAATACTAATGTTAGGGGAGTTGAGGTGGATTTATCAGTCAATATTGAGGGTAAAATTGTAAATGGTCCAGTAGATAAAGATGGTTTTGAGGAAAAGTATAAACATAAGCGTTTAGAAGGAGATACTGTAGAAATTTTAAAATACCATCCAGAGCTTTTAGTTATAGGTTGTGGTGATTTAGGAAAAATGTATGGCATGGATGAAGTAGATTATGGTGCTATGATTACAACAAAATGCTTCAAAGAAATTTTAGAAAGGAGCGGTACTATCATTGTTTAA
- a CDS encoding Nif3-like dinuclear metal center hexameric protein, which translates to MVVMTKNIISILEKHFPLYLAEEWDNSGLQIGSFNQNVNNILIALDMDNTTLEKAITEQADMIITHHPFFFKGIKSINVENTQGKIIKELINRNISLYTAHTNLDLADQGLNQALAELLELEEIKPLNKAYIENLYKLVVFVPQTHINKVRKAVSEAGAGHIGNYSDCTFRTAGTGTFLPREGTNPFIGEKDKLEEVNEFKMETILPEKHIRNVLENMNKAHPYEEVAYDLYPLKNEGKIYSPGRKGILANEIKLEEFANMVKNKLNADHIRIIGDFEKVIKKVAVVSGSGASFINMAKSQRVDLLVTSDVKYHEAKNAQEAGLAIIDAGHQYTEDIMVNYLKDLLSKEFLKNMFNVNISTSFSARVFKYL; encoded by the coding sequence ATGGTAGTAATGACTAAAAATATTATAAGCATATTAGAAAAACACTTTCCGCTTTACTTAGCAGAGGAATGGGATAATTCAGGATTACAGATAGGTTCTTTTAATCAAAATGTTAACAATATATTGATAGCTTTAGATATGGATAATACAACTCTAGAAAAAGCTATAACAGAACAAGCAGATATGATAATCACTCACCACCCTTTCTTTTTCAAAGGAATTAAATCAATAAATGTTGAAAATACACAAGGCAAAATAATAAAAGAGCTTATTAATAGAAATATATCACTCTATACTGCCCATACAAACTTAGATTTAGCGGATCAAGGCTTAAATCAAGCTTTAGCTGAGCTTTTAGAACTAGAGGAGATAAAACCATTAAACAAAGCATATATTGAAAATTTATATAAATTAGTTGTATTTGTTCCTCAGACCCATATTAATAAAGTTAGAAAAGCTGTTAGTGAAGCAGGTGCCGGTCATATAGGTAATTATTCAGATTGTACTTTTCGTACTGCTGGTACGGGGACGTTTTTACCTAGGGAAGGAACTAATCCATTTATAGGAGAAAAGGATAAACTTGAAGAAGTAAATGAATTTAAAATGGAAACAATATTACCTGAAAAACACATTCGAAATGTTTTAGAAAATATGAACAAAGCGCATCCTTATGAAGAAGTTGCTTATGACTTATATCCTCTAAAAAATGAAGGTAAAATATATAGTCCAGGGCGTAAAGGAATATTAGCCAATGAAATAAAGCTAGAAGAGTTTGCAAATATGGTTAAAAACAAATTAAATGCCGACCATATAAGAATAATAGGTGATTTTGAAAAGGTTATTAAAAAAGTAGCAGTGGTAAGTGGTTCAGGAGCAAGTTTTATAAATATGGCTAAATCGCAGAGGGTAGATTTATTAGTTACATCTGATGTCAAATACCATGAAGCTAAAAATGCTCAAGAAGCCGGCTTAGCAATAATTGATGCTGGTCACCAGTATACTGAGGATATTATGGTTAATTATTTAAAGGATTTACTAAGCAAAGAATTCTTAAAAAATATGTTTAATGTTAATATATCGACTTCTTTTTCAGCTAGGGTTTTTAAATATTTATAA
- a CDS encoding SpoVA/SpoVAEb family sporulation membrane protein gives MITILMAFVIGGLLCGLGQLIIDFTKHDITIVHVLVGYVIVGSILSGIGVYQHLVDIAGAGALIPISGFGHLLTQGAIQGSNNLGLIGAFSGGVEAVAAIITSAVVFGYMFAVLFDSRGD, from the coding sequence TTGATAACAATACTAATGGCTTTTGTTATAGGTGGTCTACTATGTGGTTTAGGCCAGTTGATTATTGATTTTACTAAACATGATATAACTATTGTTCATGTATTAGTAGGATATGTAATAGTCGGTTCGATTTTAAGTGGAATTGGTGTTTACCAACATTTAGTGGATATTGCAGGAGCTGGTGCACTAATACCCATATCTGGATTTGGTCATTTGCTAACTCAAGGTGCAATTCAAGGGTCTAATAATCTAGGTTTAATCGGTGCATTTTCAGGTGGAGTTGAGGCGGTGGCAGCTATAATAACTTCGGCTGTAGTGTTTGGATATATGTTTGCTGTTTTATTTGATTCTAGAGGTGATTAA
- a CDS encoding HU family DNA-binding protein, with product MNKSELVKSLAEKAEITQKDATKALDAMVETIQQALADGDKVQIIGFGSFEVRDRKERKVISPATGEEIVVPATKVPAFKPGKSLKEAVSVTEEKKAAPKRKAKKK from the coding sequence GTGAACAAATCTGAGCTAGTTAAATCTTTAGCTGAAAAAGCAGAAATTACCCAGAAGGATGCTACGAAAGCATTAGATGCAATGGTAGAAACTATCCAACAAGCTTTAGCCGATGGGGATAAGGTGCAAATTATTGGCTTTGGCAGTTTTGAGGTGCGTGACCGTAAGGAAAGAAAGGTCATTAGTCCAGCAACAGGTGAAGAAATCGTAGTGCCAGCAACTAAAGTACCTGCGTTTAAACCTGGGAAATCTCTTAAAGAAGCTGTTTCAGTTACAGAAGAAAAGAAAGCAGCTCCAAAAAGAAAAGCAAAGAAAAAATAA
- a CDS encoding TrpB-like pyridoxal phosphate-dependent enzyme — translation MSREELTKIILPEEKLPKYWYNVQADMPNPLEPGLNPKTKEPLTPADLEPIFAKDLIEQEVSTERYIEIPDEIRELYKKWRPAPLFRAHGLEKALDTNCRIYYKYEGVSPVGSHKLNSALAQVYYNKKQGIKRITTETGAGQWGTALSLACQIFDVECMVYMVKVSFNQKPYRKSFMQMYGGKCVASPSELTESGRSILANNPDSPGTLAIAISEAVEDAASREDTNYSLGSVLNHVCLHQTIIGQEVKLQMEMIDEYPDVVIGAVGGGSNFAGIAFPFIPDKLAGKNVRLVGVEPSACPTLTKGVFAYDYGDVVGHTPMLKMYTLGHNYIPPGIHAGGLRYHGQSPLISQLYYDELLEAVAVRQNAVFEAAMLFSQTEGILPAPESSHAIRATIDEALRAQEEGVSKAIVFNVGGHGHLDLSAYDNYLTGKTEDVEFTDEILQKSLDSLPKV, via the coding sequence ATGAGCAGAGAAGAGCTCACCAAAATAATTCTTCCAGAGGAGAAACTGCCTAAGTATTGGTATAATGTACAGGCAGACATGCCAAATCCACTTGAACCAGGATTAAACCCTAAGACGAAAGAGCCTCTTACACCGGCAGATTTAGAACCTATTTTTGCTAAAGACTTAATCGAACAAGAGGTTTCAACAGAGCGGTATATTGAAATTCCCGATGAAATTAGAGAACTTTATAAAAAATGGAGACCTGCGCCTTTATTTAGAGCACATGGACTAGAAAAAGCTTTAGATACTAATTGTCGTATTTATTATAAATACGAAGGAGTAAGTCCTGTAGGTAGTCATAAACTAAATTCAGCATTAGCGCAGGTATATTATAATAAAAAACAAGGAATAAAAAGAATAACTACAGAAACTGGTGCTGGCCAGTGGGGTACAGCGTTATCATTAGCATGTCAAATATTTGATGTTGAATGTATGGTATATATGGTAAAGGTTAGTTTTAACCAAAAACCTTATAGAAAATCGTTTATGCAAATGTATGGTGGAAAATGTGTGGCTAGTCCAAGTGAACTAACTGAAAGTGGACGATCTATTTTAGCTAATAATCCAGATTCTCCTGGCACTTTAGCAATAGCTATAAGTGAAGCAGTAGAGGATGCGGCTAGTAGAGAGGATACTAATTATTCACTTGGTAGTGTTTTGAACCATGTTTGTTTACACCAGACAATAATTGGTCAAGAAGTTAAATTGCAAATGGAAATGATAGATGAGTATCCAGATGTAGTAATTGGTGCAGTTGGTGGAGGTAGCAACTTTGCAGGAATAGCCTTTCCTTTTATTCCAGATAAACTAGCTGGAAAGAATGTACGCTTAGTTGGAGTTGAACCATCAGCTTGTCCCACTTTAACTAAAGGAGTATTTGCTTATGATTATGGTGATGTAGTAGGTCATACTCCAATGTTAAAAATGTATACATTAGGTCATAATTACATACCTCCTGGTATTCATGCAGGTGGACTAAGGTATCATGGTCAATCACCGTTAATAAGTCAACTTTATTATGACGAACTTTTAGAAGCAGTAGCTGTAAGACAAAATGCAGTATTTGAAGCAGCAATGCTATTTTCTCAGACAGAGGGCATATTGCCTGCACCAGAATCATCTCATGCTATTCGTGCAACTATTGATGAAGCTTTAAGAGCACAAGAAGAAGGGGTGTCTAAGGCTATAGTGTTTAATGTAGGCGGTCATGGACACTTAGATTTATCTGCTTATGATAATTACTTAACTGGTAAAACAGAAGATGTTGAGTTTACTGATGAAATACTGCAAAAGAGCTTAGATTCTTTGCCAAAAGTATAA
- a CDS encoding acyl-CoA dehydratase activase-related protein produces MKVTFPHMGNSYIAIKALLKGLKLEVVVPPPISNKTYELGVKNSPEFACLPLKLNMGNFIEALDQGADTIVMAGGWGPCRFGYYAQVERDILRDLGYDFDIYILESPDSKLTELILQLKDLGQNVSLAEALKALRFAWIKLKAVEQMEKKLEYYLPRSLDKDKTEKIYEKSLKDIDDANNKREINQILKSSIKQIESIECTNDKILKVGLIGEIYTILEPASNVNIVKTLGRLGVEITRSTYLTDWINDHILGGYIKKSNHKNIIKCAKPYVNYWVGGHGRETIGYAVHFAKQKYDGLIQIGPLTCMPEIVAQSILGKVGEEKEIPHMTIYFDEQSGSAGINTRLEAFVDMIQRNDSFVLKEDAKSEILSWS; encoded by the coding sequence ATGAAAGTAACATTTCCGCACATGGGTAATTCATATATAGCCATAAAAGCCTTACTTAAAGGATTAAAACTAGAAGTAGTAGTACCTCCACCAATAAGCAATAAAACATATGAATTAGGAGTTAAAAACTCTCCTGAATTTGCATGTTTACCACTAAAATTAAATATGGGCAACTTCATAGAAGCTTTAGATCAAGGAGCTGATACAATTGTTATGGCTGGTGGATGGGGACCTTGTAGATTTGGGTATTATGCACAAGTTGAAAGGGATATATTAAGAGATTTAGGATATGATTTTGATATTTATATATTAGAATCCCCTGATTCGAAGCTTACAGAATTAATACTTCAGTTAAAGGACTTAGGTCAAAATGTATCTTTGGCTGAGGCATTAAAAGCGTTAAGGTTTGCTTGGATTAAGTTAAAGGCTGTAGAGCAAATGGAAAAAAAATTAGAATACTATTTACCTAGAAGTTTAGATAAAGATAAAACGGAGAAAATATATGAAAAATCACTAAAAGATATTGATGATGCTAATAATAAAAGGGAAATAAACCAAATTCTTAAATCAAGTATAAAACAGATAGAAAGCATTGAATGTACTAATGACAAAATTTTAAAAGTAGGATTGATAGGTGAGATATATACAATTCTTGAGCCAGCCTCAAATGTTAATATTGTAAAAACACTAGGGAGACTAGGTGTTGAAATTACTAGATCGACCTATTTAACTGACTGGATTAATGATCACATTTTAGGTGGCTATATTAAAAAGTCAAATCACAAAAATATAATAAAATGCGCTAAACCTTATGTAAATTATTGGGTTGGTGGTCATGGTAGAGAAACAATAGGTTATGCTGTTCATTTTGCTAAACAAAAATATGATGGACTTATTCAAATAGGTCCACTAACTTGTATGCCAGAGATAGTTGCACAGTCAATATTGGGTAAAGTTGGAGAAGAGAAAGAAATTCCACATATGACAATTTATTTTGATGAGCAATCAGGAAGCGCTGGGATAAACACAAGGTTAGAAGCATTTGTAGATATGATACAAAGAAATGATTCTTTTGTATTAAAGGAGGACGCAAAGAGTGAAATATTATCTTGGAGTTGA
- a CDS encoding acyl-CoA dehydratase activase-related protein, whose protein sequence is MIKVGIPRGLFYFYYYPLWKTFFENLGAEVVTSSETNNKIVSQGIDIAVDETCFPVKVYYGHVNQLCNENIDYIFIPRIVSVELRSYICPKFMGIPDMIRASFNNLPYVIDITIDLSRNNKELKKEIIKVGQLFTSNKKAINNAYQNAIIEQKRFNQISKEGYTLDEAIKLWEGLKIKLNTKNDLKIGVFGHGYSIYDQAISMNIINKLREMECQAYIPEMLDKKIIEKEASTLPKRVFWTIGRKMVGGALHMDKRTDIDGIIYVSCFGCGPDSIVGEVIERKVKNKPFMLITVDEHTGEAGLVTRLEAFCDMLRRRKSNNESNISAHG, encoded by the coding sequence ATGATCAAAGTAGGTATCCCAAGGGGTCTGTTCTATTTTTACTATTATCCTTTATGGAAAACATTTTTTGAAAACTTAGGGGCAGAAGTTGTAACATCTAGTGAAACAAACAATAAGATTGTTTCACAGGGAATAGATATAGCAGTTGATGAAACCTGTTTTCCTGTTAAGGTTTACTATGGTCATGTAAATCAATTGTGTAATGAAAATATAGATTATATATTTATTCCTAGAATTGTAAGTGTTGAGCTCAGAAGCTATATATGTCCTAAGTTTATGGGGATACCAGATATGATTAGAGCCTCTTTTAACAACTTACCGTACGTAATAGATATAACTATAGATTTGAGTAGAAATAATAAGGAATTAAAAAAAGAAATAATAAAAGTAGGTCAACTATTTACATCTAATAAAAAAGCTATAAATAATGCTTATCAAAATGCAATAATAGAACAAAAACGCTTTAATCAAATAAGTAAAGAAGGTTATACATTAGATGAAGCTATTAAGTTATGGGAAGGTTTAAAAATTAAACTTAATACAAAAAATGATCTTAAAATAGGAGTTTTTGGACATGGTTATTCGATATATGACCAAGCTATAAGCATGAATATTATAAATAAGTTAAGAGAAATGGAATGTCAGGCTTACATACCTGAAATGTTAGATAAAAAAATAATTGAAAAAGAGGCATCGACACTTCCTAAAAGAGTTTTTTGGACTATTGGAAGAAAAATGGTAGGTGGTGCTTTACATATGGATAAGCGCACAGATATTGATGGTATTATCTATGTTTCATGTTTTGGTTGTGGACCAGATTCTATAGTTGGTGAAGTAATAGAGCGTAAAGTTAAAAACAAGCCATTTATGCTAATAACTGTTGACGAACATACGGGAGAAGCAGGCTTGGTTACTAGATTAGAAGCATTTTGTGATATGCTTCGAAGGAGGAAGAGTAATAATGAAAGTAACATTTCCGCACATGGGTAA
- a CDS encoding acyl-CoA dehydratase activase, giving the protein MKYYLGVDIGSVSSNFVLIDEDNKIRKNIYLRTQGNPVRAIKEGFNKLKENTDELKIKGVGTTGSGRNLAAVLLGADVVKNEITTHSTAACYLYPDVRTIIEIGGQDSKIIILKNGIVNDFAMNTVCAAGTGSFLDQQASRLSIPIENFGRKAVTSKQPVRIAGRCGVFAESDMIHKQQMGYPINDIIMGLSEALVRNYLNNVGKGKKIEAPIVFQGGVAANSGIKKAFEKILKLEVNVPEHFDVMGAIGSAILAKETIAKNKIKTAFKGDSFILEGDFKTLSKECKGCPNMCEVVCIKRNKTTLAYWGDRCKKWETSLTRTPKVKFKVV; this is encoded by the coding sequence GTGAAATATTATCTTGGAGTTGATATTGGCTCTGTAAGTAGTAACTTTGTTTTAATAGATGAAGATAACAAAATAAGAAAGAATATATATTTAAGAACACAGGGGAATCCAGTACGTGCTATTAAAGAAGGGTTTAACAAATTAAAGGAAAATACAGATGAGTTAAAAATAAAAGGTGTAGGAACGACAGGAAGCGGTAGAAACCTAGCTGCTGTCCTGTTGGGTGCTGATGTTGTTAAAAATGAAATAACAACACATTCAACAGCCGCATGTTATTTGTATCCTGATGTAAGGACTATTATTGAAATAGGTGGACAAGACTCCAAAATTATAATACTTAAAAATGGTATTGTTAATGATTTTGCTATGAATACAGTTTGTGCCGCTGGCACTGGCTCATTTTTAGACCAACAGGCATCTAGATTGAGTATACCTATTGAAAACTTTGGAAGAAAAGCCGTAACCTCAAAGCAACCTGTTCGTATAGCTGGAAGATGTGGAGTTTTTGCAGAATCCGATATGATTCATAAACAACAAATGGGTTACCCTATCAATGATATTATTATGGGACTAAGTGAAGCACTAGTTAGAAATTATTTAAATAATGTAGGCAAGGGTAAGAAGATAGAGGCTCCAATCGTTTTTCAGGGTGGAGTAGCCGCAAATAGTGGTATAAAAAAAGCATTTGAAAAAATATTAAAATTAGAAGTGAATGTACCAGAACATTTTGATGTAATGGGAGCAATCGGTTCAGCTATACTAGCTAAAGAAACTATAGCTAAAAATAAAATCAAAACAGCATTTAAAGGAGACTCCTTTATCTTAGAGGGAGATTTTAAAACTCTAAGCAAGGAATGTAAGGGATGTCCCAATATGTGTGAAGTAGTATGCATAAAGAGAAACAAAACTACTCTAGCTTACTGGGGAGATCGCTGCAAAAAATGGGAAACTTCCTTAACTAGAACTCCAAAGGTGAAGTTTAAAGTAGTGTAA
- a CDS encoding tRNA (adenine(22)-N(1))-methyltransferase → MTDRLKTIANMITVGSSVADIGADHGFLSINLIENGISSKVIIGEVNEGPYQKSLYNVQNSKLANKIDIRKGDGLQILKPLEVETVVIAGMGGDTIVEILNYDIEKSKSYNEFIFQPMTKANVLRQFLAYKGWIIIDEKIIRETDVFYTIIKVKPENIPYTLNDLELQIGPLILKADTQLKKEYIELFKIKYKKVYDNLHNSNRQDRELLINEYRQKFLILEAILNGSND, encoded by the coding sequence GTGACAGATCGCTTAAAGACAATTGCAAACATGATTACAGTAGGTTCTTCTGTAGCTGATATAGGTGCAGATCATGGATTTTTATCAATAAATCTTATAGAAAATGGAATATCCTCTAAAGTAATAATTGGAGAAGTAAATGAAGGGCCTTATCAAAAGTCTTTATATAATGTGCAAAATAGCAAATTAGCTAATAAGATTGATATAAGAAAAGGTGATGGATTACAGATTTTAAAACCTTTAGAAGTTGAAACTGTAGTTATTGCGGGTATGGGTGGGGATACAATAGTTGAAATACTAAATTATGATATAGAAAAATCAAAAAGTTATAATGAATTCATATTTCAACCAATGACCAAAGCTAATGTATTACGTCAATTTCTAGCTTATAAAGGTTGGATAATAATAGATGAAAAAATTATTAGAGAAACTGATGTTTTCTATACGATTATAAAAGTAAAACCAGAAAATATTCCTTATACATTAAATGATCTTGAATTACAAATTGGACCATTGATATTAAAAGCTGATACTCAATTAAAAAAAGAATACATAGAGTTATTTAAAATTAAATATAAAAAAGTTTATGATAATTTACATAACTCAAATAGGCAAGATAGAGAATTACTAATTAATGAATATAGACAAAAATTTTTAATCTTGGAGGCGATTCTAAATGGTAGTAATGACTAA